From a single Coriobacteriaceae bacterium genomic region:
- the pstC gene encoding phosphate ABC transporter permease subunit PstC gives MEAQENSQTEQNVQTPKKRELALVSRSTYIKEKALQWIFFACAFLAVVTVILIFVFTTYSALPVFTDIGLADFFSFTWAPSEGHYGILSLLAGSGLVTVGALAMGVPLGVGTAVYLVEIASKRVRKLISPAVDLLAGIPSIIFGFFGMIIIRPFIAQLTGGLGFGALTAWFVLAIMIVPTITTLTIDALNSIPMGIREASYAMGATKWQTIYKVVLPAAKLGIVDAIVLGMGRAIGETMAVLMVVGNAPVIPDSIASPISTLTSQIALDMSYSSGLHRSALFGMGVVLFIISATLVGIVRLISKKKRG, from the coding sequence ATGGAAGCACAGGAAAACTCCCAGACTGAGCAGAATGTTCAGACGCCCAAGAAGCGCGAGCTGGCGCTCGTATCGCGCAGTACCTATATCAAGGAGAAGGCGCTGCAGTGGATCTTCTTTGCCTGCGCGTTCTTGGCGGTCGTTACCGTCATCCTGATTTTTGTCTTTACCACGTACTCGGCGCTGCCCGTCTTTACTGACATCGGTCTGGCTGACTTCTTTAGCTTTACGTGGGCGCCTTCCGAGGGCCACTACGGCATCTTGTCGCTGCTTGCTGGCTCGGGTCTGGTGACCGTCGGTGCGCTCGCCATGGGCGTGCCGCTGGGCGTGGGTACGGCCGTTTACCTGGTCGAGATTGCCAGCAAGCGCGTGCGCAAGCTCATCAGCCCCGCCGTTGACCTGCTGGCGGGCATACCCTCCATCATCTTCGGCTTCTTTGGCATGATCATCATCCGCCCGTTTATCGCACAACTGACCGGCGGCCTTGGTTTTGGTGCGCTGACGGCGTGGTTTGTGCTCGCCATCATGATCGTCCCTACCATCACCACGCTCACCATCGATGCTCTCAATTCCATTCCCATGGGCATTCGCGAGGCATCGTATGCCATGGGCGCCACAAAGTGGCAGACCATCTATAAGGTCGTGCTACCTGCCGCGAAGCTGGGTATCGTTGATGCCATCGTGCTGGGTATGGGCCGTGCCATCGGCGAGACCATGGCCGTGCTCATGGTCGTAGGTAACGCCCCGGTTATTCCCGACAGCATTGCGAGCCCCATCTCGACGCTCACGAGCCAGATTGCGCTCGACATGAGCTATTCCTCGGGTCTGCACCGCTCGGCGCTGTTCGGCATGGGTGTGGTCCTGTTTATCATCTCCGCCACGCTGGTGGGTATCGTTCGTCTGATTTCCAAGAAGAAGAGGGGGTAG
- a CDS encoding polyphenol oxidase family protein has protein sequence MAARADNVSRVDHDGVTLVEGATSDVRFAFTERAGGVSEDAYSSLNLGSHVGDDPFAVQENRRRVLEAMGAAECEHNLLVPNQVHGDHIVAVTSNGADDLEDVREQIAEGCDAIVCTAHNVPVLLCFADCVPVVLVAPGGFAVVHSGWKGTIARISAKACQALCDAAGCDASDVSAYIGPHILGDEYEVSQELMDRFAAEFSCIDANTSRMLDLSAAIREALVDVGVDADNIVDTQLSTVRQNDRFYSYRNEDGTCGRHAAIGVML, from the coding sequence ATGGCAGCACGTGCGGACAACGTTTCGCGTGTCGACCATGATGGAGTTACGTTGGTGGAAGGCGCGACATCCGATGTTCGCTTTGCCTTCACCGAGCGCGCCGGTGGTGTTTCCGAAGATGCGTACTCCTCACTCAATTTGGGCTCGCATGTTGGCGATGACCCCTTTGCTGTTCAAGAAAATCGTCGTCGCGTGCTCGAGGCTATGGGTGCCGCCGAGTGCGAGCACAACTTGCTCGTTCCCAATCAGGTCCATGGTGACCATATCGTTGCGGTGACCTCGAACGGCGCCGATGACCTTGAGGACGTCCGCGAGCAGATTGCCGAGGGCTGCGATGCCATCGTCTGTACGGCGCATAACGTACCCGTGCTGCTCTGCTTTGCCGACTGCGTTCCCGTGGTGCTGGTGGCCCCCGGCGGATTTGCCGTGGTGCACTCCGGTTGGAAGGGCACGATTGCACGTATTTCCGCCAAGGCGTGCCAGGCGCTTTGCGATGCTGCCGGTTGCGATGCGAGCGACGTTTCCGCCTATATCGGCCCCCATATCTTGGGTGACGAATATGAGGTATCCCAGGAACTCATGGATCGCTTTGCCGCCGAGTTCTCTTGCATCGATGCGAATACCTCTCGCATGCTCGATCTTTCCGCTGCCATTCGCGAGGCGCTGGTAGATGTCGGTGTCGACGCGGATAATATCGTGGATACCCAGCTTTCGACCGTGCGTCAGAACGACCGCTTTTATTCCTACCGTAACGAGGACGGCACCTGTGGGCGCCATGCTGCTATCGGCGTGATGCTATGA
- the ftsZ gene encoding cell division protein FtsZ, with protein sequence MHETEINNYLAVIKVVGVGGGGTNAVNRMIEEGIRGVEFVAINTDAQALAISDADIKVHIGTDLTRGLGAGANPEVGRKAADESRDDIAEALAGADMVFITCGEGGGTGTGAAPIVADIAMNEVGALTVAVVTKPFTFEGRKRKKSAEEGIKTLSDCVDTMIVIPNDKLLDIAEKKTTMLEAFAIADGVLSQGTQGITDLITVPGIINLDFADVKTIMKQAGTAMMGIGTSSGDTRAVDAAQQAISSPLLESSIDGATRVLLSIAGSKDLGIQEISDAADVVANAVDPEANIIFGTVVDESLGDQVRITVIATGFSDSNVNRQDELFAAQQSQSKAAASAEPQRTAPATSPAQAAPTRNVGGTELPNFGNDQFELPDFLKRGSF encoded by the coding sequence ATGCACGAGACAGAGATCAACAACTACCTTGCCGTCATTAAGGTGGTCGGCGTCGGCGGCGGCGGTACCAACGCGGTCAATCGAATGATCGAAGAGGGCATCCGCGGCGTCGAGTTTGTTGCCATCAACACCGATGCTCAGGCACTCGCGATCTCTGATGCCGATATCAAGGTGCACATCGGCACCGACCTTACCCGCGGCCTGGGCGCCGGCGCCAACCCCGAGGTTGGCCGCAAGGCTGCCGATGAGTCCCGCGACGACATTGCCGAGGCGCTCGCTGGCGCCGACATGGTGTTCATCACCTGCGGCGAGGGCGGTGGCACCGGTACCGGCGCTGCTCCCATCGTTGCCGATATCGCGATGAACGAGGTCGGCGCACTGACCGTCGCCGTCGTGACCAAGCCCTTCACCTTCGAGGGCCGCAAGCGCAAGAAGAGCGCCGAGGAGGGCATTAAGACCCTCTCCGATTGCGTCGATACCATGATCGTCATCCCCAACGATAAGCTGCTCGACATCGCCGAGAAGAAGACTACCATGCTCGAGGCCTTCGCGATTGCCGATGGCGTCCTTTCCCAGGGCACCCAGGGCATCACCGACCTCATCACCGTCCCCGGTATCATCAACCTGGACTTCGCCGATGTTAAGACCATCATGAAGCAGGCCGGTACCGCCATGATGGGTATCGGTACCTCTTCTGGGGATACCCGTGCCGTCGACGCTGCCCAGCAGGCCATCTCCAGCCCGCTGCTCGAGAGCTCCATCGATGGTGCCACACGCGTGCTGCTCTCCATCGCCGGTTCCAAGGACCTGGGCATCCAGGAGATCAGCGACGCCGCCGACGTTGTCGCCAACGCCGTCGACCCCGAGGCCAACATCATCTTCGGTACCGTTGTCGACGAGTCCCTGGGCGATCAGGTGCGTATCACCGTCATCGCTACGGGCTTCTCCGACTCCAACGTCAACCGTCAGGACGAGCTCTTTGCTGCTCAGCAGTCTCAGAGCAAGGCCGCTGCCTCCGCTGAGCCGCAGCGCACCGCTCCGGCCACCAGCCCGGCTCAGGCCGCTCCGACCCGCAACGTCGGTGGCACCGAGCTTCCTAACTTCGGCAACGATCAGTTCGAGCTTCCCGACTTCCTGAAGCGCGGTAGCTTCTAA
- a CDS encoding phosphate ABC transporter substrate-binding protein gives MRKIVSVLSAAVLTLTLCACSSGSSSSSITVAGSTTCLPIAEIAAEGFKEETGIDVLVSGLGSSAGIEAVSAGTADIASSSRGLNADEQDLGLTPIVIAHDGIAVIVNDDNPVDNLSTEQLRDIYAGKITNWKEVGGEDLRIQVINRDEASGTREAFRTIVMDGTPFDRRSAVLSGTGQVRDVVSRSRGAIGYISLGFVDSLNAKTSVKAVSVNHVEASEKTVASGGYPISRDLYFFVKGVPSQQAQDYIDYVTSEKMDKQIREAGFIPVTNDEKGSE, from the coding sequence ATGAGAAAGATCGTATCGGTCCTGAGCGCCGCTGTGCTTACGCTTACGCTGTGCGCCTGTTCTTCGGGATCTTCTAGCTCTTCCATTACCGTGGCCGGCTCCACGACCTGCCTTCCTATCGCCGAGATTGCGGCCGAGGGCTTTAAGGAGGAGACCGGCATCGACGTGCTCGTTTCCGGTTTGGGTTCTTCCGCTGGGATCGAGGCCGTCAGCGCCGGCACGGCCGATATCGCCAGCTCCTCCCGTGGACTCAATGCCGACGAACAGGATCTGGGCCTGACTCCCATTGTCATTGCCCACGACGGTATTGCGGTCATCGTGAACGACGACAACCCCGTCGATAACCTCTCGACCGAGCAGCTCCGCGATATCTACGCCGGCAAGATTACCAATTGGAAAGAGGTCGGTGGCGAGGACCTGAGGATTCAGGTCATCAACCGAGACGAGGCGTCCGGTACGCGCGAGGCCTTCCGTACCATCGTGATGGATGGCACGCCGTTCGATCGCCGCTCGGCCGTTCTTTCGGGTACGGGCCAGGTGCGCGACGTGGTATCTCGTTCGCGTGGGGCCATCGGCTACATTTCGCTGGGCTTCGTCGATAGCCTCAACGCCAAGACCTCGGTCAAGGCCGTCTCGGTCAATCATGTTGAGGCGTCCGAGAAGACGGTCGCGAGTGGCGGCTATCCCATCTCGCGCGACCTTTACTTCTTTGTGAAGGGTGTGCCTTCGCAGCAGGCGCAGGATTACATCGACTATGTGACGTCCGAAAAGATGGACAAGCAGATTCGCGAGGCGGGCTTTATTCCCGTCACCAACGACGAGAAGGGGAGTGAGTAG
- the pstA gene encoding phosphate ABC transporter permease PstA, translating to MSDSVDTTVDTTSSRERIKRALSHGKKGRINKDLSNKIMLGVFRAAAYITTLVLVAIIAYVVINGLPHISLDFIFGWPQGVNAEGGIWPTIVSTVYVTALAMLICTPIAVLAAVYLAEYAKQGKVVELIRYAADALASVPSIVMGLFGYALFVEAMGLGLSMVSAALALALLMLPIVMRTTEEAIRAVPRYIRWGAYGLGATKWQVVSKIVLPSAFGRIATGIVLAIGRAIGETAVVLYTMGQAINLPISPLDSGRPMTVHLYLLANDGINMNAAYGTALLLMVIILAFNLFARFLSRKRR from the coding sequence ATGTCCGATTCCGTTGACACGACGGTCGATACGACCTCGTCGCGCGAGCGCATCAAGCGTGCCCTTTCCCACGGCAAGAAGGGCCGCATCAACAAGGACCTGTCCAACAAGATCATGCTTGGCGTGTTTCGTGCCGCTGCCTACATCACCACGCTGGTGCTGGTCGCTATCATCGCCTACGTGGTCATCAACGGCCTGCCACACATCTCGCTCGACTTTATCTTCGGTTGGCCCCAGGGCGTCAACGCCGAGGGCGGAATTTGGCCCACGATCGTCTCGACCGTCTACGTGACGGCGCTCGCCATGCTTATCTGCACGCCGATCGCTGTGCTGGCAGCCGTCTATCTGGCCGAGTACGCCAAGCAGGGCAAGGTCGTCGAGCTCATTCGCTACGCTGCTGACGCTTTGGCCTCGGTGCCCTCCATCGTTATGGGCCTGTTTGGCTACGCCTTGTTTGTCGAGGCTATGGGCCTGGGCCTTTCGATGGTCTCGGCCGCTCTGGCGCTCGCGCTCTTGATGCTTCCCATCGTCATGCGCACCACCGAAGAAGCCATTCGCGCCGTTCCGCGCTATATCCGTTGGGGCGCGTACGGCCTGGGCGCTACCAAGTGGCAGGTCGTCTCCAAGATCGTGCTTCCTTCGGCCTTTGGCCGCATTGCCACGGGCATCGTCCTTGCCATCGGCCGTGCCATCGGCGAGACCGCCGTGGTGCTCTACACCATGGGCCAGGCCATCAATCTACCTATTTCGCCGCTCGATTCCGGTCGTCCCATGACCGTTCACCTGTACCTGCTTGCCAACGACGGCATCAACATGAACGCAGCCTACGGCACCGCGCTCTTGCTGATGGTGATCATTTTGGCCTTCAACCTGTTTGCGCGCTTCCTGTCGCGCAAGCGTCGCTAG
- a CDS encoding FtsQ-type POTRA domain-containing protein, with translation MGGVLAALAVLVVVAIVVINSGLFTATDIQIQGSEHVTKHDAIQLIDLPEGTSLFNVDPDQITEDLKQNPWVSGVDVQRQFPHTLIITPMERKVIAIAYISSDDLAWAIGDDDTWIAPLSTSVEVDDQGNVITTGQGSNTLTGIDAALALAKHYGAVLLTDVSADVAPVSGQAVSSKAVKAGLDYVRGFSSEFLGQVKDISTPSVEAISANLNNGIEVSLGDSDDIAKKERVVTKLLSQVEGVTYINVRSPGNYTFRNAPTS, from the coding sequence GTGGGCGGGGTTCTGGCCGCCTTGGCCGTGCTCGTCGTCGTTGCCATCGTGGTGATTAACTCTGGATTGTTTACTGCCACTGATATTCAGATTCAAGGCAGCGAGCATGTGACGAAGCACGATGCTATCCAGCTGATCGATTTGCCCGAGGGAACGTCGCTTTTTAACGTCGATCCCGACCAGATTACCGAGGATCTCAAGCAGAACCCGTGGGTCTCGGGCGTGGATGTCCAGCGTCAGTTCCCGCATACGCTCATCATTACGCCGATGGAGCGCAAGGTCATTGCAATTGCCTATATCAGCTCCGATGACCTTGCCTGGGCCATCGGGGATGATGACACCTGGATCGCCCCGCTGTCGACGTCGGTCGAAGTGGATGACCAGGGCAACGTCATCACGACGGGGCAGGGCTCAAATACCCTGACCGGCATTGATGCCGCGCTGGCGCTCGCTAAGCACTATGGCGCGGTGTTGTTGACTGATGTCTCGGCGGATGTCGCTCCGGTTTCCGGCCAGGCAGTGAGCTCCAAGGCCGTTAAGGCTGGCTTGGATTATGTGCGTGGTTTTTCGAGCGAGTTCTTGGGACAAGTCAAGGATATTTCCACGCCTTCGGTCGAAGCCATCTCGGCAAACCTCAATAACGGCATTGAGGTGTCGCTGGGCGATTCGGACGATATCGCCAAGAAGGAACGCGTAGTCACCAAGTTGCTTTCGCAGGTAGAGGGCGTAACGTATATCAATGTGCGCTCTCCGGGCAACTACACATTTAGGAATGCTCCGACCTCATAG
- the murB gene encoding UDP-N-acetylmuramate dehydrogenase: MGLFNAVMALSGMIDTDVIEDERLARHTSYRIGGKADLFVTCHSYHALRRAVAVLDREQVPWVIVGKGSNLLVADGGYRGAVISLGREFQRTVVADDGCTLTVGAGVMFARLVNDALSRSLSGLEFAVGIPGSVGGAISMNAGTRTEWIGSLVEDVVTFDPVSGIKHYAGSEITWGYRECSLPRNEIILECVLKLKPAPKADIRERMERCLTRRKRTQPMGRASCGSVFRNPPDASVGKLIEDCGLKGFSIGGAEVSPVHANFIVNNGTASADDVAAVIRHVHGKVREAYGIELRPEVKFLGF; this comes from the coding sequence ATGGGTCTGTTTAACGCCGTCATGGCGCTCTCGGGCATGATCGACACGGATGTGATCGAGGACGAGCGCCTTGCGCGTCATACGAGCTATCGTATCGGCGGCAAGGCCGACCTCTTTGTGACGTGCCATAGCTATCATGCCCTCCGCCGCGCCGTGGCGGTGCTCGATCGCGAGCAGGTGCCGTGGGTCATCGTCGGCAAGGGCTCCAATCTGCTGGTTGCCGATGGCGGTTATCGCGGTGCCGTCATTTCGCTCGGACGTGAGTTTCAGCGCACGGTTGTTGCCGATGACGGTTGTACGCTGACGGTCGGTGCGGGCGTGATGTTTGCGCGCCTGGTCAACGATGCCCTGTCGCGTAGCCTCTCGGGCCTTGAGTTTGCCGTTGGCATCCCCGGGTCGGTCGGCGGTGCGATATCTATGAATGCCGGCACACGGACCGAATGGATTGGCTCGCTGGTTGAGGATGTCGTAACGTTTGACCCGGTATCCGGTATCAAGCATTATGCGGGGTCCGAGATCACTTGGGGCTACCGCGAATGTAGCCTTCCCCGCAATGAGATCATCCTCGAGTGCGTGCTCAAACTTAAACCGGCGCCCAAGGCCGACATTCGCGAGCGCATGGAGCGGTGCCTGACGAGGCGCAAGCGTACACAGCCCATGGGTCGCGCATCCTGCGGGTCGGTCTTTCGCAACCCGCCCGATGCGAGTGTGGGCAAGCTTATCGAGGATTGTGGATTAAAGGGTTTTTCGATTGGCGGCGCGGAAGTTTCGCCCGTTCACGCTAATTTTATCGTTAATAACGGAACTGCCTCGGCCGATGACGTTGCCGCGGTTATCAGACATGTGCACGGAAAGGTGAGGGAGGCGTATGGCATCGAGCTCAGACCGGAAGTTAAATTCCTCGGCTTCTAG